A window from Fibrobacter sp. UWB11 encodes these proteins:
- a CDS encoding SDR family NAD(P)-dependent oxidoreductase, with product MKVAIVTGSSKGIGKACALRLARDGYTVVVNYSSSDAAAQETLDQIKSEGGDGMIYKANVAVLAEVKQMVRDVFKAYGRIDVLVNNAGIVRDEYLLMMNPDTLDKCFDLNVKGYFYCAQQVAVKMYKQKSGVIINMSSVSSKFALAGQAVYSATKGAVNSFTQTLAKELGGYGIRVNAVAPGFVATEMIEAIPEETRKGYLEKVPLKRFASADEVANVVSALASDQFAYVTGQVIVLDGGLSL from the coding sequence ATGAAAGTTGCAATCGTTACTGGTTCTTCTAAGGGGATTGGCAAGGCTTGCGCCTTGCGCCTCGCTCGTGACGGCTACACGGTCGTCGTAAACTATTCTAGCTCTGATGCTGCTGCTCAGGAAACTTTGGACCAAATCAAGTCCGAAGGTGGCGACGGCATGATTTACAAGGCTAACGTTGCCGTGCTTGCCGAAGTCAAGCAGATGGTTCGCGATGTTTTCAAGGCTTACGGCCGCATCGACGTTCTCGTGAACAATGCTGGCATCGTCCGCGATGAATACCTCCTCATGATGAACCCGGATACGCTCGATAAGTGCTTTGACTTGAATGTGAAGGGCTACTTCTACTGCGCACAGCAGGTCGCTGTCAAGATGTACAAGCAGAAGTCTGGCGTTATCATCAACATGTCTTCTGTTTCTTCTAAATTTGCTCTTGCTGGTCAGGCAGTTTACAGTGCCACGAAGGGCGCCGTGAACTCCTTTACGCAGACGCTCGCCAAGGAACTTGGCGGCTACGGCATTCGTGTGAACGCTGTCGCTCCGGGCTTTGTTGCTACCGAAATGATCGAAGCCATTCCGGAAGAAACCCGCAAGGGCTACCTCGAAAAGGTGCCCCTCAAGCGCTTTGCTTCTGCTGACGAAGTTGCAAACGTTGTTTCTGCTCTCGCTTCTGACCAGTTCGCTTATGTGACAGGTCAGGTCATCGTATTGGATGGAGGTCTTTCCCTGTGA
- the fabZ gene encoding 3-hydroxyacyl-ACP dehydratase FabZ — MNIFQISEKIAQRPPFQMIEKVTELVPNESATGIKNVSVNEPYFMGHFPGTPIMPGVLICEACAQLCSLVIEKPAGDLEKNLYVLLKIDGFKFVKPVIPGDQLEITVNKTKGGGVIVGFDCVVKVNGNVHAKGSLTFTSIPKESLGK; from the coding sequence ATGAACATTTTCCAGATCAGCGAAAAGATAGCCCAGCGTCCGCCGTTCCAGATGATTGAAAAGGTCACGGAACTTGTCCCGAACGAATCTGCTACGGGTATCAAGAACGTTTCTGTGAACGAACCGTACTTCATGGGCCACTTCCCGGGCACTCCGATTATGCCGGGCGTTCTCATTTGCGAAGCTTGCGCTCAGCTCTGCTCTCTCGTTATCGAGAAACCGGCCGGAGATCTCGAAAAGAACTTGTACGTTCTTTTGAAGATTGACGGATTCAAGTTCGTGAAGCCGGTAATTCCGGGCGACCAGCTCGAAATCACCGTCAACAAGACGAAGGGTGGTGGTGTTATCGTTGGTTTTGACTGCGTTGTCAAGGTGAACGGCAATGTCCACGCCAAGGGCTCTCTTACGTTTACGAGCATTCCCAAGGAAAGTTTGGGCAAGTAG
- a CDS encoding lysophospholipid acyltransferase family protein — protein MIEKAKNIIADLFWKLVLLAVVYGVRTYLLVVYRPKMKFLGSVKSTDLKQPMVIIANHTSMLDPLMVQSLFFHKRSIVVAKDQVEDPHFSWALKRFKNVIPCDRFNLDTEWALLAKKELEKGNSVIIFPEGKCRYDGLLNEFKTGFAFLARSTGYPVLSLGIDGIYKIGHRTQIVVDEPETIERVKGIPSSKHLAERSEYFRQKVWNLKQIALGQQGAILPVAAETPAEISEESK, from the coding sequence ATGATTGAAAAAGCGAAAAATATAATTGCTGATTTGTTCTGGAAGTTAGTGCTCCTCGCTGTTGTTTACGGGGTGCGCACTTACTTGTTAGTAGTTTATCGTCCCAAGATGAAGTTCTTAGGGTCTGTCAAGTCTACTGATTTGAAGCAACCGATGGTGATTATCGCAAACCACACGAGTATGCTTGATCCGTTGATGGTACAGTCCTTGTTTTTCCATAAGCGCAGTATCGTTGTTGCCAAGGACCAGGTGGAAGACCCGCATTTTAGCTGGGCTTTGAAGCGTTTCAAGAACGTGATTCCTTGCGACCGTTTTAACCTCGATACTGAATGGGCGCTCCTTGCCAAGAAGGAACTCGAAAAGGGCAATTCCGTTATTATTTTCCCGGAAGGCAAGTGCCGTTACGATGGCCTCTTGAACGAATTCAAGACCGGTTTTGCATTCCTCGCTCGCAGTACGGGTTATCCGGTTCTTTCTCTCGGCATTGATGGTATTTATAAGATTGGTCACCGTACGCAGATTGTGGTGGACGAACCTGAAACGATTGAACGCGTGAAGGGCATTCCGTCTTCCAAGCATCTCGCCGAACGTAGCGAATATTTCCGCCAGAAGGTCTGGAACTTGAAGCAAATCGCTTTGGGACAGCAAGGGGCAATTCTCCCTGTCGCTGCTGAAACTCCGGCTGAAATTTCCGAGGAGAGCAAGTAG
- a CDS encoding patatin family protein, producing the protein MKIGLALEGGSRQTIFSAGVLDAWLDEGVYFPYISGVSAGCHAAMNFVTRQRGRFRYIIQPTKIQQGRDKAHRIFDGIQKECYALHYNAAYGDMPFDFHLFFGSGVECEFGLTCLETGRSEFFQEYMSEKRLLDIVNASSALPMLFPIAQIDGKHYADGCVTSPIPYQRAFEKGCDKVVVVSTHYPGEIVTDFRKYRVILNPMFKRKYPDFFRALMLRYKRYEKMFSEMEKLEKAGKLLIFRPEKEVCDLFATDRNELDESYNMGLEYAKRRMNDIKTFMEI; encoded by the coding sequence GTGAAAATAGGCTTGGCTCTAGAGGGTGGGTCGCGTCAGACCATTTTTTCGGCAGGCGTTTTGGACGCTTGGCTCGATGAAGGTGTTTATTTCCCGTATATTTCGGGAGTAAGTGCTGGTTGCCATGCTGCCATGAACTTTGTCACGCGCCAGCGTGGCCGTTTCCGCTACATTATCCAGCCGACTAAAATTCAGCAGGGTAGGGATAAGGCTCATCGCATTTTCGATGGTATCCAGAAGGAATGTTATGCGCTCCATTACAATGCGGCGTATGGCGATATGCCCTTTGATTTTCACCTGTTCTTTGGTTCGGGCGTGGAATGCGAATTTGGCTTGACGTGCTTGGAAACGGGGCGTTCGGAATTTTTCCAGGAATACATGAGCGAAAAGCGTTTGCTCGATATCGTGAATGCAAGCAGTGCGCTCCCGATGCTATTCCCGATTGCCCAGATTGACGGCAAGCATTATGCGGATGGCTGCGTGACCTCTCCGATTCCGTACCAGCGCGCCTTTGAAAAGGGCTGCGACAAGGTCGTTGTGGTCTCGACGCATTACCCCGGCGAAATTGTGACGGACTTCCGCAAGTACCGCGTGATTTTGAACCCGATGTTCAAGCGCAAGTATCCGGATTTCTTCCGTGCGCTCATGTTGCGTTACAAGCGTTACGAGAAGATGTTTTCCGAGATGGAAAAACTCGAAAAAGCAGGCAAGCTTTTGATTTTCCGCCCGGAAAAAGAAGTTTGCGACCTCTTTGCTACGGACCGTAATGAGCTTGACGAATCCTATAACATGGGGCTTGAATACGCTAAGCGTCGCATGAACGACATCAAAACCTTCATGGAAATTTAA
- the gdhA gene encoding NADP-specific glutamate dehydrogenase, producing MAIKNAYLQKVYEKVVARDPDQALFHQAVREFLESLDPVLEQDKSWETNGVIDRLVEPERVITFRVPWLDDKGNVQVNRGYRVQFNSAIGPYKGGIRLRNEVTLSMLKFLGFEQIFKNSLTTLPMGGGKGGSDFDPKGKSDNEVMRFCQSFMTELCKHIGADTDVPAGDQGTGAREIGYMFGQYKRIRNEWVGVLTGKGLSYGGSLARTEATGYGLCYFTREMLKDLANDSFQGKTVVISGSGNVAQFACQKATQLGAKVVTVSDSNGYIYDPNGINLDVVLDLKNNKRARISEYAKLVPGSEYHEGSKGVWTVKCDIALPCATQNELDLEGAKALIANGVKAVAEGANMPSTPEAIEAFQKAGVLFGPAKAANAGGVATSGLEMSQNSERLSWTFEEVDKKLEGIMKSIYAAASGAAAKYGDKKNLVMGANIAGFLKVADAMKWQGAV from the coding sequence ATGGCAATCAAGAATGCTTACCTTCAGAAGGTTTATGAAAAGGTCGTCGCACGTGATCCGGATCAGGCCCTCTTCCACCAGGCTGTCCGTGAATTCCTCGAATCCCTCGACCCAGTCCTCGAACAGGACAAGTCTTGGGAAACCAACGGCGTGATCGACCGCCTCGTCGAACCGGAACGCGTGATCACTTTCCGCGTACCTTGGCTCGATGACAAGGGTAACGTTCAGGTCAACCGTGGCTACCGCGTGCAGTTCAACTCCGCTATCGGTCCTTACAAGGGCGGTATCCGTCTCCGTAACGAAGTTACTCTTTCCATGCTCAAGTTCCTCGGCTTCGAACAGATTTTCAAGAACAGCTTGACCACACTCCCGATGGGTGGTGGCAAGGGTGGTTCTGACTTCGATCCGAAGGGTAAGAGCGACAACGAAGTGATGCGCTTCTGCCAGTCTTTCATGACTGAACTCTGCAAGCACATCGGTGCAGACACGGACGTGCCGGCTGGTGACCAGGGTACTGGCGCTCGCGAAATCGGTTACATGTTCGGTCAGTACAAGCGCATTCGCAACGAATGGGTTGGCGTTCTCACGGGTAAGGGCCTCTCCTACGGTGGTTCTCTCGCTCGTACCGAAGCTACCGGTTACGGCCTCTGCTACTTCACTCGCGAAATGCTCAAGGACCTCGCTAACGACTCCTTCCAGGGCAAGACTGTCGTGATCTCCGGTTCTGGTAACGTTGCTCAGTTCGCTTGCCAGAAGGCTACTCAGCTCGGTGCTAAGGTTGTGACCGTTTCTGACTCCAACGGCTACATCTATGATCCGAACGGCATCAACCTCGACGTCGTTCTCGACCTCAAGAACAACAAGCGCGCTCGTATCAGCGAATACGCTAAGCTCGTTCCGGGTTCTGAATACCACGAAGGTTCTAAGGGCGTTTGGACGGTCAAGTGCGACATCGCTCTTCCGTGCGCAACTCAGAACGAACTCGACCTCGAAGGTGCAAAGGCTCTTATCGCTAACGGCGTGAAGGCTGTTGCTGAAGGTGCTAACATGCCGTCTACTCCGGAAGCTATCGAAGCTTTCCAGAAGGCTGGCGTTCTCTTTGGACCGGCTAAGGCTGCTAATGCTGGTGGCGTTGCTACCTCTGGTCTCGAAATGTCTCAGAACTCCGAACGTCTCTCTTGGACATTCGAAGAAGTGGACAAGAAGCTCGAAGGCATCATGAAGAGCATCTACGCTGCTGCATCTGGCGCTGCTGCCAAGTACGGCGACAAGAAGAACCTCGTCATGGGTGCAAACATCGCTGGCTTCCTCAAGGTTGCCGATGCCATGAAGTGGCAGGGTGCGGTGTAA
- a CDS encoding dUTP diphosphatase, whose product MITKTIKIQYLDESIPKLTYIGGKSDWIDLAAAETVTLKAGEFRLIHLGVAMKLPEGYEAHIAPRSSTFKNFGILQANSVGVVDSSYCGANDWWKMPVYATRDVTIEKGSRIAQFRIMEIQPTLTFVEGALDGADRGGFGSTGI is encoded by the coding sequence ATGATCACGAAGACAATTAAAATTCAGTATCTCGATGAATCGATCCCGAAACTCACTTATATCGGCGGCAAATCCGATTGGATTGACCTAGCTGCGGCAGAGACCGTGACGCTGAAGGCGGGGGAGTTCCGCTTGATTCATCTAGGTGTTGCGATGAAGTTGCCTGAAGGCTACGAGGCACACATTGCTCCCCGTAGTTCCACTTTCAAGAACTTCGGCATTCTACAGGCGAATTCGGTGGGAGTGGTGGACTCGAGCTACTGTGGCGCGAACGACTGGTGGAAAATGCCTGTGTACGCGACTCGCGATGTTACGATTGAAAAGGGGAGTCGCATTGCGCAGTTCCGTATTATGGAAATCCAGCCGACGCTTACGTTTGTGGAAGGCGCGCTTGATGGCGCTGATCGTGGTGGCTTTGGCTCAACCGGAATTTAA
- a CDS encoding S26 family signal peptidase: MSALDRKVRSLQRRHSRAHVFFLVFILGVVLAIMIGVRHYVIEPVRVQDNSLYPKFKKHGILWMCKLPRCTENIKDGDFVWGIMRNQDNMVRRVLGVPGDSITITNNGKVYTPHRNFKWNGEDAFIETRSIYVPRKGDTLFFNKLNDVEQDYLISLMHEQNEKIYIKSSLWQGNREMPLERIGSTKLGNRLVSLQEIDYMPWQDRFLVELQIFLAEPGNTPIRIKRELYNAKDSSKISFYVVPEDCYYLVCEKSSHCADSREIGYFTQNRILGRANKVANKFQKRIDTRIEQAKKAIKMLLKDLSPKDKPKQDKKPKTKNSKTTKT; this comes from the coding sequence ATGTCAGCACTCGATCGTAAAGTCAGGTCATTACAACGACGCCATTCCAGGGCGCACGTGTTTTTCTTGGTCTTTATACTCGGTGTTGTCCTTGCTATCATGATTGGTGTTCGCCATTACGTTATAGAGCCGGTTCGAGTCCAAGACAATTCCCTGTACCCCAAATTCAAAAAGCACGGTATTTTGTGGATGTGCAAGCTCCCCCGCTGCACCGAAAATATCAAGGACGGGGATTTTGTTTGGGGCATCATGCGCAACCAGGACAATATGGTACGCAGAGTTTTGGGCGTTCCCGGTGATTCCATCACCATCACGAATAACGGGAAGGTCTATACGCCTCACCGCAATTTCAAGTGGAATGGCGAAGACGCCTTTATTGAAACGCGCAGCATTTATGTTCCGCGCAAAGGCGATACGCTCTTTTTCAACAAGTTAAACGATGTGGAACAGGACTACCTGATTTCGCTTATGCACGAGCAGAACGAAAAAATCTACATCAAGTCGAGCCTTTGGCAAGGCAATCGTGAAATGCCTCTTGAACGCATAGGCTCCACCAAACTCGGAAATCGCCTTGTAAGCCTGCAAGAAATCGATTACATGCCTTGGCAAGACCGCTTCCTTGTAGAACTGCAGATATTCCTTGCAGAACCGGGAAACACACCCATCCGCATCAAGCGCGAACTGTACAACGCCAAAGACTCTTCCAAGATTTCATTCTACGTCGTCCCCGAAGACTGCTACTATCTCGTCTGTGAAAAGTCTAGCCACTGCGCCGACTCCAGAGAAATCGGCTATTTTACGCAAAACAGAATCCTTGGCCGAGCAAACAAAGTTGCAAACAAATTCCAAAAGCGAATTGACACTCGCATCGAGCAAGCCAAAAAAGCTATAAAAATGCTCCTGAAGGATTTATCCCCCAAGGATAAACCCAAACAAGACAAAAAGCCAAAGACAAAAAATAGCAAGACTACCAAAACTTAA
- the lepA gene encoding translation elongation factor 4 — MPQNNNIRNFSIIAHIDHGKSTLADRMIELTKTVSKNEMMNQLLDDMDLERERGITIKAHAIRMVYEKDGEEYILNMIDTPGHVDFTYEVSRSLAACEGAILVVDASQGIEAQTLSNLYLAIENDLTIIPVLNKVDLPGAQPDHVAQLVGDLLGYDPDQIPRISAKTGLNVEQVLDKIVDEIPAPKGDAGKPLKALIFDSVYDSYRGVINYIRIVEGTLKAGMKIRMMKTGGEYVVTEVGTFSMRRDPRPELTEGMVGYVLANVKTISDVKIGDTLTDAANPAAEPLPGYKDVLPMIYSGIYPIDPEDYKDLREALEKLRLNDSALCWEPETSEALGFGFRTGFLGLLHMEIVQERLDREFNVDIITTVPNVEYHVYMSDGSMVKIESPSKLPDASRYDYIEEPYVKAQIFTPKEYVGAMMTLCEEKRGTFETMEYIDETKVILKYDLPLAEIMFDFYDRLKSLSRGYAGLDYTPSEYKRNNLVKLDILLNGDPVDAFSVIIHRDKANTYANAICVKLKDLIPRQQFDVAIQGAIGGKIISRSTVKAVRKDVLAKCYGGDITRKRKLLEKQKEGKKRMKSIGSVEVPQKAFLAVLSLSDDSTGGND, encoded by the coding sequence ATGCCGCAAAACAACAATATTCGCAATTTTAGTATTATCGCCCACATCGATCACGGCAAATCCACCTTGGCCGACAGAATGATTGAATTGACCAAGACGGTCTCCAAAAACGAAATGATGAACCAGCTCCTGGACGACATGGACCTGGAACGCGAACGCGGCATTACGATTAAAGCTCACGCCATCCGCATGGTTTACGAAAAGGACGGCGAAGAATACATCTTGAACATGATCGACACCCCGGGGCATGTGGACTTCACTTACGAAGTCAGCCGTTCCCTCGCCGCTTGCGAAGGCGCCATCCTCGTGGTGGATGCTAGCCAAGGCATCGAAGCACAGACGCTTTCGAACCTCTACCTCGCCATTGAAAACGATCTTACGATCATCCCGGTTTTGAACAAAGTAGACCTTCCGGGTGCACAGCCCGACCACGTAGCACAACTTGTGGGCGATTTGCTCGGCTACGATCCGGACCAGATTCCGCGCATTTCTGCAAAGACGGGCCTCAACGTAGAACAGGTGCTCGACAAGATTGTCGACGAAATCCCAGCCCCGAAGGGTGATGCTGGCAAGCCGCTCAAGGCTCTAATCTTTGACTCCGTTTACGATTCCTACCGTGGCGTGATCAACTACATCCGCATTGTCGAAGGCACGCTCAAGGCGGGCATGAAGATTCGCATGATGAAGACAGGCGGCGAATATGTGGTGACCGAAGTCGGTACATTCAGCATGCGCCGCGATCCGCGCCCGGAACTCACCGAAGGCATGGTCGGTTACGTGCTTGCAAACGTCAAGACCATCAGCGACGTGAAAATCGGTGATACGCTCACGGATGCAGCAAACCCTGCCGCAGAACCGCTCCCGGGTTACAAGGACGTGCTCCCGATGATTTACTCGGGTATCTACCCCATCGACCCGGAAGACTACAAAGATTTGCGCGAAGCCCTCGAAAAGCTCCGCCTGAACGACTCCGCACTTTGCTGGGAACCGGAAACTTCCGAAGCACTCGGCTTTGGCTTCCGCACGGGCTTTCTCGGACTTCTGCACATGGAAATCGTGCAGGAACGTTTGGACCGTGAATTCAACGTGGACATCATCACGACCGTGCCGAACGTGGAATACCACGTTTACATGAGCGACGGCTCCATGGTGAAAATCGAAAGCCCGTCCAAGCTCCCCGATGCTAGCCGCTACGACTACATCGAAGAACCATACGTAAAAGCTCAGATCTTTACGCCGAAGGAATATGTCGGCGCCATGATGACGCTTTGCGAAGAAAAGCGCGGCACGTTCGAGACCATGGAATACATCGACGAAACGAAGGTCATCCTCAAGTACGACCTTCCGCTTGCAGAAATCATGTTCGACTTCTATGACCGCCTCAAGTCTCTGAGTCGCGGTTACGCAGGTCTCGACTACACGCCGAGCGAATACAAGCGCAACAACCTCGTGAAGCTCGACATTCTCTTGAACGGCGACCCGGTTGACGCTTTCTCCGTGATTATCCACCGCGACAAGGCCAACACCTACGCAAACGCCATCTGCGTAAAGCTCAAGGACCTCATTCCGCGCCAACAGTTCGACGTTGCCATCCAGGGTGCTATCGGCGGAAAGATTATCAGCCGTTCAACCGTGAAGGCAGTGCGTAAGGACGTGCTTGCCAAGTGCTACGGCGGTGACATCACCCGTAAGCGCAAGCTCCTCGAAAAGCAGAAGGAAGGTAAGAAGCGCATGAAGAGCATCGGCTCTGTGGAAGTGCCGCAAAAGGCATTCCTTGCAGTGCTTTCGCTCAGCGACGATTCCACCGGCGGCAACGATTAA
- a CDS encoding peptidylprolyl isomerase: MFKKFIICSALCLAANAFAAGKVFNKDYTGTTQILALIKTHEGVIEVDLNFKAAPNTVANFIDLANSGFYNGLVFHRVIQGFMIQGGDPNGDGTGGPGYTIDDEKNDLKHETGVISMANRGPNTGGSQFFITHLPQPHLDGKHTVFGKVIKGHDVVCRIDPNDPILNITIVEKK, encoded by the coding sequence TTGTTTAAAAAGTTCATTATTTGCAGTGCTTTGTGCCTTGCCGCAAACGCTTTTGCCGCGGGTAAAGTTTTTAACAAGGATTATACGGGGACGACCCAGATTCTTGCCCTGATTAAAACTCATGAAGGGGTAATTGAGGTGGACCTGAATTTCAAGGCGGCACCCAATACCGTAGCCAACTTTATTGATCTCGCCAATTCTGGTTTTTACAACGGGCTTGTTTTTCACCGTGTCATCCAGGGATTCATGATCCAGGGTGGTGACCCGAATGGCGATGGAACGGGCGGTCCCGGTTACACCATCGACGATGAAAAGAATGATCTCAAGCATGAAACCGGCGTGATTTCGATGGCAAACAGAGGCCCGAATACCGGTGGCTCGCAATTTTTCATTACGCACCTGCCGCAGCCGCATTTGGACGGCAAGCACACGGTGTTTGGCAAGGTCATTAAAGGACACGACGTCGTATGCCGCATTGACCCGAATGATCCGATTTTGAACATTACAATTGTGGAAAAGAAGTAA
- the lexA gene encoding transcriptional repressor LexA has protein sequence MENNNEKRKEMTARQEEIYEYIKKYSKENHMPPTVREIGNHFDISSTNGVRSILAALIKKGYINRSPRLSRGIEILSDDKESNKEVASNTIEIPIVGRVAAGTPILAVQNLEGTVTIDRDFLACRSDVFALRVKGDSMINAGIFDGDLIFARQQKTADLGEIVVAQIDNEATVKYYHPSADHVELRPANPKYKPIIVNNKKDFSIAGRVIGVMRKVN, from the coding sequence ATGGAAAACAACAACGAAAAACGCAAAGAAATGACGGCCAGACAAGAGGAAATCTACGAATACATTAAGAAGTATTCTAAGGAAAACCACATGCCGCCAACGGTTCGCGAAATCGGCAACCACTTCGATATTTCTTCTACGAACGGTGTGCGTTCCATTCTCGCAGCCCTCATCAAGAAAGGTTACATCAACCGCTCTCCGCGCCTCAGCCGCGGTATCGAAATTTTAAGCGACGATAAAGAATCTAACAAGGAAGTTGCAAGCAATACAATTGAGATTCCAATTGTCGGTCGAGTTGCCGCTGGTACGCCGATTCTTGCCGTACAGAATCTCGAAGGCACTGTTACGATTGATAGAGACTTCCTCGCCTGCCGTAGCGATGTTTTCGCGCTGCGCGTCAAGGGTGACTCCATGATCAACGCCGGTATTTTCGATGGCGACTTGATTTTCGCTCGTCAGCAAAAGACTGCCGATCTTGGCGAAATTGTTGTTGCACAGATCGATAACGAAGCAACGGTCAAGTACTACCACCCGAGCGCAGATCATGTTGAACTACGTCCGGCAAACCCGAAGTACAAGCCGATTATTGTGAACAATAAAAAAGACTTTTCAATTGCAGGCCGCGTCATCGGCGTGATGAGAAAGGTTAATTAA